In Amycolatopsis sulphurea, one genomic interval encodes:
- a CDS encoding cytochrome P450 family protein, whose product MNDTDFMELYWRDPHRALEYAREHTPVREVTFEAGPTWLVTRYADVRAGLADPRLAKDYRAALSDEERALAPPGLPAPMSHMLTSLDPPDHTRLRRLVTRAFTVRRIAELRPRVESIAASLLAELPTGEPVDLVARYAIPLPMEVISELIGVPELDREDFAHWSTVLIDECPEPELIRASAQLADYLSGLVALRRKDPDDALLSGLIEASEGGEHLSDIEIVAMAMLLLMAGHETSAVFITNSVRTLLADSAALERLKPDTAANLIEELLRWISPALNASLRFATEDLEIGGVRIPRGASVTLSTGAADRDPRRFPDASTLDPDRDTTGHLAFGHGIHRCLGAALVRLEAEVAVPALFDRFPNLRAAAPDEELTFRRSVHVHAPRAFPVVLRP is encoded by the coding sequence ATGAACGACACGGATTTCATGGAGCTGTACTGGCGGGACCCGCACCGCGCGCTGGAGTACGCCCGCGAGCACACTCCGGTGCGCGAGGTCACGTTCGAGGCGGGGCCGACCTGGCTCGTCACCCGCTACGCCGACGTGCGTGCCGGGCTCGCCGACCCGCGTCTGGCGAAGGACTACCGCGCCGCGCTGTCCGACGAGGAACGCGCACTGGCGCCGCCGGGGTTGCCCGCGCCCATGTCGCACATGCTCACCTCCCTCGACCCGCCCGATCACACGCGGCTGCGCCGGCTGGTCACCCGTGCGTTCACCGTCCGGCGGATCGCCGAGCTGCGTCCTCGCGTGGAGTCGATCGCCGCATCCCTGCTCGCCGAGCTGCCCACCGGCGAACCCGTGGACCTCGTGGCGCGCTATGCGATTCCGCTGCCGATGGAGGTGATCTCCGAGCTGATCGGCGTACCGGAACTGGACCGCGAGGACTTTGCCCACTGGTCGACGGTACTGATCGACGAGTGCCCTGAACCCGAACTGATCCGCGCTTCGGCCCAGCTGGCGGACTATCTGAGCGGGCTCGTCGCGCTGCGCCGCAAGGATCCGGACGACGCTCTGCTGTCCGGGCTCATCGAGGCCTCCGAGGGCGGTGAACACCTGTCCGACATCGAGATCGTCGCGATGGCGATGCTGTTGCTGATGGCCGGCCACGAGACGTCGGCGGTGTTCATCACCAACTCCGTGCGGACCTTGCTGGCCGACTCCGCGGCGCTCGAGCGGCTGAAGCCGGACACGGCGGCGAACCTGATCGAGGAGCTGCTGCGCTGGATCTCACCCGCCCTCAACGCCTCGCTGCGGTTCGCCACCGAGGACCTGGAGATCGGCGGGGTGCGGATCCCGCGCGGCGCCTCGGTCACCCTCTCGACCGGAGCCGCCGACCGCGACCCCCGCCGGTTCCCCGATGCGTCCACTTTGGACCCGGATCGCGACACCACCGGACACCTCGCGTTCGGCCACGGCATCCACCGGTGCCTCGGCGCGGCACTCGTCCGGCTCGAGGCGGAGGTCGCCGTGCCGGCGCTGTTCGACCGCTTCCCGAACCTGCGGGCGGCTGCTCCGGACGAGGAGCTGACGTTCCGGCGCAGCGTGCACGTCCACGCGCCGAGGGCGTTTCCGGTGGTGCTGCGGCCGTAG
- a CDS encoding primary-amine oxidase yields MTAGENAAQPAPRDETKCCHGQPGETPATVHPLAPLTAEEIAATSAILKGAKGLGSMTRFISVELHEPAKRSVLDGVPAGREAFVVLRDRDSRTTIEAVVSISRGELVSWREVPHAQPGFSRDEFDECDTVLRADPGFQDALRRRGITDLDSVAIDLWAAGHTGPAEDPARRLMRPQIYVRQGKFDNRYAHPVEGLTALVDIDRMEVAELVDHGVVPIPPRHGNYIPELVTGEIGGYPDNVPAFGSTRSDLRPLEITQPDGPSFTIDGNELRWQRWRLNVGYTMREGLVLHQISYDDGGRERPIVYRASMSELYVPYGDPNPSQRVKNAFDIGEGGIGPWLNSLALGCDCLGEIRYLDVVMCDDDGDPVTLPNAICIHEEDDNLVWKHTDGNLGHAETRRQRRLVVSCWATANNYDYGFFWYFYLDGTIEFEVKLTGIVSTGAYEGEDPVCGTVVAPGLYAPNHQHFFNMRLDMSVDGEHNSVYEVDTVAMPGAEQHNAFAAQSKLLARESEAQRLVDPLAGRNWTVVNPSVRHHTGRPVGYQLMPGTNVLPLAQTGSQTSRRAGFAYRHLWVTAYDPAQRYASGEYPNQRPGDDGLAEYAKADRPLVDTDVVVWYTFGTNHVPRPEDWPVMPVSKVGFHLKPVAFFAANPALDLPRPGHHG; encoded by the coding sequence ATGACCGCAGGGGAAAACGCCGCTCAGCCGGCCCCCCGGGACGAAACGAAATGTTGCCACGGGCAGCCGGGCGAGACCCCGGCGACCGTGCATCCGCTGGCGCCGCTCACCGCCGAAGAGATCGCGGCCACCTCCGCGATCCTCAAGGGCGCCAAGGGACTCGGCTCCATGACGCGGTTCATCAGCGTCGAGCTGCACGAACCGGCCAAACGGTCCGTGCTCGACGGTGTACCGGCCGGCCGCGAGGCGTTCGTCGTCCTGCGCGACCGGGACAGCCGCACCACCATCGAGGCCGTCGTCTCGATCAGCCGCGGCGAACTCGTGTCGTGGCGCGAGGTGCCCCACGCGCAGCCGGGCTTCTCCCGCGACGAATTCGACGAGTGCGACACGGTCCTGCGCGCCGACCCCGGTTTCCAGGACGCGTTGCGGCGCCGCGGGATCACCGACCTGGACTCCGTCGCGATCGACCTGTGGGCGGCCGGCCACACCGGCCCGGCCGAGGACCCGGCCCGGCGCCTGATGCGCCCGCAGATCTACGTGCGGCAGGGCAAGTTCGACAACCGGTACGCGCACCCGGTCGAAGGGCTGACCGCCCTGGTCGACATCGATCGGATGGAGGTCGCCGAACTCGTCGATCACGGGGTCGTGCCCATCCCGCCCCGGCACGGCAACTACATCCCGGAGCTGGTCACCGGCGAGATCGGCGGCTACCCGGACAACGTCCCGGCCTTCGGCTCGACCCGGTCCGATCTGCGGCCGCTGGAGATCACGCAGCCGGACGGCCCGAGCTTCACCATCGACGGCAACGAGCTGCGCTGGCAGCGCTGGCGCCTGAACGTCGGCTACACCATGCGTGAAGGCCTTGTGCTGCACCAGATCAGCTACGACGACGGCGGACGCGAGCGGCCGATCGTGTACCGGGCCTCGATGTCGGAGCTGTACGTGCCCTATGGCGACCCGAATCCGTCGCAGCGGGTGAAGAACGCCTTCGACATCGGCGAAGGCGGCATCGGGCCGTGGCTCAACTCGCTCGCGCTGGGCTGCGACTGCCTCGGCGAAATCCGCTACCTGGACGTCGTGATGTGCGATGACGACGGCGATCCGGTGACGCTGCCGAACGCCATCTGCATCCACGAGGAGGACGACAACCTCGTCTGGAAGCACACGGACGGCAACCTCGGGCACGCGGAGACCCGCCGCCAGCGACGGCTCGTGGTCTCCTGCTGGGCCACCGCGAACAACTACGACTACGGGTTCTTCTGGTACTTCTACCTCGACGGCACCATCGAGTTCGAGGTGAAGCTGACCGGCATCGTGTCCACCGGCGCGTACGAGGGCGAAGATCCGGTGTGCGGCACGGTGGTGGCTCCGGGCCTGTACGCGCCGAACCATCAGCACTTCTTCAACATGCGGCTGGACATGTCCGTCGACGGCGAACACAACAGCGTGTACGAAGTGGACACTGTCGCCATGCCCGGCGCCGAGCAGCACAATGCCTTTGCCGCACAGTCGAAACTGCTCGCCCGGGAAAGCGAGGCGCAGCGGCTGGTCGATCCGCTCGCCGGTCGCAATTGGACAGTCGTGAACCCGTCGGTGCGCCACCACACCGGCCGCCCGGTCGGCTACCAGCTGATGCCGGGCACGAACGTCCTGCCCCTGGCGCAGACCGGATCGCAGACGAGCCGGCGCGCGGGCTTCGCCTACCGGCATCTGTGGGTCACCGCCTACGATCCGGCGCAGCGCTATGCCTCCGGCGAATACCCCAACCAGCGTCCCGGCGACGACGGCCTCGCCGAATACGCCAAGGCCGACCGGCCACTCGTTGACACCGATGTCGTCGTCTGGTACACGTTCGGCACGAACCACGTCCCCCGACCCGAGGACTGGCCGGTGATGCCGGTGTCCAAGGTGGGCTTCCACCTCAAGCCGGTCGCCTTCTTCGCCGCGAACCCCGCGCTCGACCTCCCCCGCCCCGGACACCACGGCTGA
- a CDS encoding ATP-binding cassette domain-containing protein, with the protein MKREIAFGIKTMPRGPAVALLLWSVPEALPAALSGVAVANAVDSGFLANRPGVGLAWLGLLLVAAGLGALGSRQVYRLLGALVEPFRDTLVRKVVGGALRHAVHGRADDGAIARLTHQVEIVRDTYAGLIVVLRGFVVTVVGVVVGMLSVDPVIVALLLPPFLLGLGLFLGTLGMAAERFRRSVHADERLAVTAGAVLAGTRDIAATGAEEHAADMVAGPIRAQADAERAIAGVTAARSLCLAVGGWVPLVVLLVAGPWLVSRGLTAGAVLGGLTYVLIGLQPVLRNLMAAIGGSGLRYTVTLRRILDAAEPPAEPERRAEVGRGGGLTVRDLTFAYGAHAEPVLRGLDLVVEPGDHLAIVGPSGIGKSTLAGLLCGLLRPHAGAVLLGDVPVSELSPERLAQARTLIPQEAYVFAGTVWDNLTYFAPDAAPEQVAQAVTAIGADELVARLGDEVVPSALSAGERQLIALVRAYLSPAAVVVLDESTCHLDPAAERRAEEAFAQRDCTLIVIAHRISSALRARRVLVLDGTGAAVGDHRTLVGTSPLYRDLLGHWNPDRRLEEVP; encoded by the coding sequence GTGAAACGCGAAATAGCCTTCGGTATCAAGACGATGCCGCGCGGGCCGGCGGTGGCGTTGCTGCTGTGGTCGGTGCCCGAGGCGCTGCCCGCCGCACTCTCCGGCGTCGCGGTCGCGAACGCCGTCGACTCCGGTTTCCTGGCGAATCGCCCCGGCGTGGGTCTCGCGTGGCTCGGCCTGCTGCTCGTCGCCGCCGGATTGGGTGCCCTCGGCTCGCGGCAGGTGTATCGGCTGCTCGGCGCGCTGGTCGAGCCGTTTCGCGACACCCTCGTGCGCAAGGTCGTCGGCGGCGCGCTGCGGCACGCCGTGCACGGGCGCGCCGACGACGGGGCCATCGCGCGCCTGACCCACCAGGTCGAGATCGTCCGGGACACCTACGCCGGGCTGATCGTGGTGCTGCGCGGGTTCGTCGTCACGGTCGTGGGCGTCGTGGTCGGCATGCTGTCGGTCGACCCGGTGATCGTGGCCTTGCTGCTGCCGCCGTTCCTGCTGGGCCTCGGCCTTTTCCTGGGCACGCTCGGGATGGCGGCCGAACGGTTCCGCCGGTCGGTGCACGCCGACGAGCGGCTCGCCGTGACCGCCGGGGCCGTGCTGGCCGGCACCCGCGACATCGCCGCGACCGGTGCCGAAGAGCACGCGGCGGACATGGTCGCCGGGCCGATCCGGGCGCAGGCCGACGCGGAGCGCGCGATCGCCGGTGTCACGGCGGCCCGCAGTCTCTGCCTGGCGGTCGGCGGCTGGGTGCCGCTGGTCGTCCTGCTCGTCGCCGGACCGTGGCTGGTCAGCCGCGGGCTCACCGCCGGGGCCGTGCTGGGCGGGCTCACGTACGTCCTCATTGGACTCCAGCCGGTGCTGCGCAACCTCATGGCCGCGATCGGCGGCAGCGGGCTGCGGTACACCGTCACCCTCCGCCGCATCCTCGACGCCGCCGAGCCGCCGGCCGAACCAGAGCGCCGTGCCGAAGTCGGCCGAGGTGGCGGACTGACTGTCCGCGACCTCACTTTCGCCTACGGAGCGCACGCCGAGCCCGTGCTGCGCGGGCTCGATCTCGTCGTCGAGCCGGGCGACCACCTCGCCATCGTCGGACCCAGCGGCATCGGCAAGTCCACTCTGGCGGGGCTGCTCTGCGGGCTGCTGCGTCCCCATGCGGGCGCGGTCCTGCTCGGTGACGTCCCGGTGTCCGAGCTGTCCCCCGAACGGCTCGCTCAGGCTCGAACGCTGATCCCGCAAGAGGCATACGTCTTCGCGGGCACCGTGTGGGACAACCTGACCTACTTCGCCCCGGACGCCGCTCCCGAACAGGTTGCGCAAGCGGTCACCGCGATCGGCGCGGACGAACTCGTGGCGCGGCTCGGCGACGAGGTCGTGCCGTCTGCGTTGTCGGCCGGTGAGCGTCAGCTGATCGCGCTGGTGCGGGCCTACCTCTCACCGGCCGCGGTGGTCGTGCTCGACGAGTCGACCTGCCATCTCGACCCGGCTGCCGAACGCCGGGCGGAGGAGGCGTTCGCGCAGCGCGACTGTACGCTGATCGTGATCGCGCACCGGATCAGCTCGGCGTTGCGCGCCCGCCGCGTGCTGGTGCTCGACGGCACCGGCGCGGCCGTCGGCGATCACCGGACGCTCGTCGGGACCTCTCCGCTCTACCGGGACCTGCTCGGTCACTGGAACCCCGATCGCCGCCTGGAGGAAGTGCCATGA
- a CDS encoding ABC transporter transmembrane domain-containing protein — protein MITFGDVARRAGGWLPLIGLAGLVGSLSTLALPTVLGNAVDALITGHSSTFWVVAAGLLIAANVIFDVIDAYAGTACVAGTTAWLRDRVVRHVLAIGPARSARFETGDLVTRVSGSATEAAQAGPALVTTVSAALPPIGSLVLLAWIDLWLALALLAGLALVVVVLRTFALRSAEVMLAYLRTQGTIAARLAESLGGARTIAAAGTVGAEERRVLAELPELHEHGIGTWKVMARSSAQATLVGPLVLVAVLAAGGLELLRGRITPGELFAASQYAVIGGGLGALTGVFSRLARAKAGVHRVGEVLGTEPLPYGAEPLPDGPGTLEFRGVTVRADDAVLLENVTLRVPGGAAVAVVGASGAGKSVLAEVAARLRTPDEGEVLLDGVALAALDHHALRAAVGCAFERPVLVGASIGDAVAAGREVDVRASARATHANEFVNRLPDGYATPLTEAPMSGGEYQRLGLARAWPARRLLVLDDATSSVDMVTEMQIARTLTEDHGGRTRLIVTHRAATAARADLVVWLDKGKVAATGTHEQLWARPGYREVFG, from the coding sequence ATGATCACCTTCGGTGACGTGGCACGGCGCGCGGGCGGCTGGCTGCCGTTGATCGGGCTCGCCGGGCTCGTCGGCAGCCTCAGCACGCTCGCGTTGCCCACCGTGCTGGGCAATGCGGTCGACGCACTGATCACCGGGCACAGCAGCACATTCTGGGTGGTCGCCGCCGGGCTCCTGATCGCCGCCAACGTCATCTTCGACGTGATCGACGCCTACGCGGGCACCGCCTGCGTCGCCGGGACCACGGCGTGGCTGCGCGATCGCGTCGTGCGGCACGTGCTCGCGATCGGCCCGGCCCGTTCCGCCCGGTTCGAGACCGGCGACCTGGTCACGCGGGTGTCGGGCAGCGCCACCGAGGCCGCGCAGGCCGGTCCGGCGCTCGTCACGACGGTCTCGGCCGCGTTGCCGCCGATCGGCAGCCTCGTGCTGCTGGCGTGGATCGACCTGTGGCTCGCACTCGCCTTGCTGGCCGGGCTGGCGCTGGTGGTAGTCGTGCTGCGGACGTTCGCCTTGCGCAGCGCCGAGGTGATGCTGGCCTACCTGCGGACGCAGGGCACGATCGCGGCGCGGCTCGCCGAGTCCCTCGGCGGGGCGCGGACCATCGCCGCCGCCGGCACGGTCGGTGCAGAGGAACGCCGCGTGCTGGCGGAGCTGCCCGAGCTGCACGAGCACGGCATCGGCACCTGGAAGGTCATGGCACGCTCCAGCGCGCAGGCCACTCTGGTCGGCCCGCTCGTGCTGGTCGCCGTGCTCGCGGCGGGCGGCCTCGAATTGCTGCGGGGCCGGATCACTCCGGGCGAGCTGTTCGCCGCCAGCCAGTACGCGGTGATCGGCGGCGGGCTCGGCGCGTTGACCGGGGTCTTCAGCAGGCTCGCCCGAGCCAAGGCAGGAGTGCACCGGGTCGGCGAGGTGCTCGGCACCGAACCGCTCCCCTACGGCGCCGAACCGTTGCCGGACGGACCCGGCACCCTCGAATTCCGTGGTGTGACCGTGCGCGCGGATGATGCAGTGCTGCTGGAGAACGTGACTCTGCGCGTCCCGGGAGGGGCCGCGGTGGCCGTGGTCGGAGCGTCCGGGGCGGGCAAGTCGGTGCTCGCGGAGGTCGCCGCGCGACTGCGTACACCGGATGAGGGAGAGGTCCTGCTCGACGGCGTTGCGCTGGCCGCGCTGGATCATCACGCGCTGCGGGCCGCGGTCGGATGCGCGTTCGAGCGGCCCGTGCTCGTCGGTGCGTCGATCGGGGACGCCGTGGCTGCCGGGCGCGAAGTCGACGTGCGAGCGTCGGCGCGCGCGACGCACGCGAACGAGTTCGTCAACCGGCTGCCCGACGGCTATGCGACGCCGCTGACCGAGGCGCCGATGTCCGGCGGCGAGTACCAGCGGCTCGGTCTGGCCCGTGCGTGGCCCGCACGCCGCCTGCTGGTTCTCGACGACGCAACGTCCAGTGTGGACATGGTGACCGAAATGCAGATCGCCCGCACGCTCACCGAGGACCACGGCGGGCGCACCCGGCTGATCGTCACGCACCGCGCGGCGACCGCGGCCCGCGCCGACCTCGTGGTCTGGCTGGACAAGGGCAAGGTGGCCGCGACCGGGACGCACGAGCAGCTGTGGGCGCGGCCCGGCTACCGGGAGGTGTTCGGGTGA
- a CDS encoding prolyl oligopeptidase family serine peptidase, with protein MPVRDLAERLPLVDDLHGHRVPDPYRWLEDGASTQTRSWLDGEDGRWRTHAATLPARRRLHQDVRRLSATGVVTAPRWRGDRQFFLRQEPGQEHPVLYVSESDGAPRVLLDPMALDSDGLVVLDAWHPSHDGARLAFQISRGGTENSVLHVLDVESGEPLDGPVRGCRSTPVAWLPGARDFCYVREQRVWLHRVGTPVGQDVAVTGRTGSFGLEIDEGGRWLILSEGTGLWLVDLGTGALRTVHEGPDGRAAAMMHKDLLYIVTDQDAPRGRVCVADPSAPSQWRELIPEDPAAVISGLAVLDGMLVVSRIRHAIGEVSLHDLGTGDRVAEVPVPGAGSLGSVSTRGREAWFSYTDSVTPGAVHRYDAETHQTTLWAGPPGIAVPEVTSRQVTATSPDGTPIRVVVLAKPGSGPRPTILYGYGGFGIPLTPSYSSYILAWVEAGGVFASAQVRGGGEEGEQWHRDGMLDRKQNVFDDFVAVAEHLIAEGWTTPAQLGICGESNGGLLVAGALTQRPELFAAAVCSAPLLDMVRYEQFGLGPQWREEYGTAEDPEHLAWLLGYSPYHRVREGVAYPAVLFTTFGGDTRVDPMHARKMCAALQWATTSGRPVLLRHEPDVGHGASSATRAIQLAGDMLAFLAAHTGLDIP; from the coding sequence GTGCCCGTCCGCGACCTCGCCGAACGTCTTCCCCTGGTCGACGATCTGCACGGCCACCGCGTGCCCGATCCCTACCGGTGGCTCGAAGACGGCGCCAGCACGCAGACGCGGAGCTGGCTCGACGGCGAGGACGGCCGCTGGCGCACGCACGCCGCCACCCTGCCCGCACGCCGGCGGCTGCACCAGGACGTGCGGCGGCTGAGCGCGACCGGTGTGGTGACCGCGCCGCGGTGGCGCGGCGATCGGCAATTCTTCCTCCGGCAGGAACCGGGTCAGGAACACCCTGTGCTTTATGTGTCCGAATCGGACGGTGCCCCGCGCGTACTCCTCGATCCGATGGCGCTGGACAGCGACGGCCTGGTCGTGCTCGACGCGTGGCATCCCAGCCACGACGGCGCCCGCCTGGCGTTCCAGATTTCCCGCGGGGGAACCGAAAACTCGGTACTGCACGTGCTCGACGTCGAATCGGGCGAGCCACTCGACGGCCCGGTCCGCGGTTGCCGGTCCACGCCGGTCGCGTGGCTGCCCGGCGCCAGGGACTTCTGTTACGTGCGGGAGCAGCGGGTGTGGCTGCACCGGGTCGGCACCCCGGTCGGTCAGGACGTCGCCGTGACCGGCCGGACCGGATCGTTCGGCCTGGAAATCGACGAGGGCGGCCGGTGGCTGATCCTCTCCGAAGGCACCGGCCTGTGGCTCGTCGACCTCGGCACCGGCGCGCTGCGGACCGTCCACGAAGGACCGGACGGGCGTGCGGCCGCCATGATGCACAAGGATCTCCTGTACATCGTCACCGACCAGGACGCGCCGCGAGGCCGCGTGTGCGTGGCCGACCCCTCCGCGCCCTCGCAGTGGCGTGAGCTGATCCCCGAGGACCCGGCTGCGGTGATCAGCGGCCTGGCCGTGCTTGACGGGATGCTCGTGGTGAGCCGGATCCGCCACGCGATCGGCGAGGTGAGCCTGCACGACCTCGGCACCGGCGACCGGGTCGCCGAGGTGCCGGTGCCTGGTGCCGGATCGCTGGGATCGGTGTCGACCCGCGGGCGTGAGGCCTGGTTCAGCTACACCGACAGCGTGACCCCGGGCGCGGTCCACCGCTACGATGCCGAGACACACCAGACGACGCTGTGGGCGGGACCGCCCGGCATCGCCGTGCCCGAGGTCACCAGCCGGCAAGTGACCGCGACTTCTCCGGACGGCACCCCGATCCGGGTCGTGGTCCTCGCGAAGCCCGGCAGCGGTCCGCGGCCCACGATCCTCTACGGCTACGGCGGTTTCGGCATTCCGCTGACGCCTTCGTACTCCAGCTACATCCTCGCGTGGGTGGAGGCGGGCGGTGTCTTCGCATCTGCCCAGGTGCGAGGTGGTGGAGAAGAAGGCGAGCAATGGCACCGGGACGGCATGCTCGACCGGAAGCAGAACGTCTTCGACGATTTCGTCGCCGTGGCCGAGCACCTCATCGCCGAGGGCTGGACCACGCCGGCGCAGCTGGGTATCTGCGGTGAATCGAACGGCGGGTTGCTGGTCGCGGGCGCGCTGACCCAGCGTCCGGAACTGTTCGCCGCCGCGGTGTGCTCGGCGCCGCTGCTCGACATGGTGCGCTACGAGCAGTTCGGCCTCGGACCGCAGTGGCGCGAGGAGTACGGCACCGCCGAGGATCCCGAGCACCTGGCGTGGTTGCTGGGCTATTCGCCGTACCACCGGGTTCGGGAGGGCGTCGCCTACCCTGCGGTGCTGTTCACGACGTTCGGCGGGGACACCCGGGTGGACCCGATGCATGCCCGCAAGATGTGCGCGGCACTCCAGTGGGCGACCACGAGCGGGCGGCCGGTGCTGCTGCGCCACGAGCCCGACGTCGGCCATGGCGCAAGCTCGGCTACCCGGGCGATACAGCTGGCCGGCGACATGCTCGCGTTCCTCGCCGCGCACACCGGACTGGACATCCCATGA
- a CDS encoding SapB/AmfS family lanthipeptide, producing MALLDMQGLEAPGGKGGGGGSTLTVLGCASHTPSNLSLLLCH from the coding sequence ATGGCACTTCTCGACATGCAGGGCCTGGAGGCTCCCGGCGGCAAGGGCGGCGGCGGCGGTTCCACGCTGACCGTTCTCGGCTGCGCGTCCCACACGCCGAGCAACCTGAGCCTGCTGCTCTGCCACTGA